The Oceanibaculum indicum P24 genome has a window encoding:
- a CDS encoding 4'-phosphopantetheinyl transferase family protein, whose translation MTPDTALVRWLPVADIAEPDWQHLSALLPAEEQARAQRFHFRRDWESYTAAHALLRGTLSLLASASGLSVAPAEWRFSIGDHGKPEPVLPAEAPPFRVNLSHTRGLAAVAVALDREIGVDVEWLDRTNLTIDLADRFFAPAECAQLVGLDAAAEKEALFAFWTLKEAYIKAVGMGLALPLGAFAYTLDPLSIAFDERIQDDPASWYFRRLRPTQGHVLALALRHEAPARATLDAAPADLAALMRLAQ comes from the coding sequence ATGACTCCGGATACCGCGCTGGTGCGCTGGCTGCCGGTGGCGGATATCGCGGAACCGGACTGGCAGCACCTCTCGGCGCTGCTGCCGGCGGAGGAGCAGGCGCGGGCGCAGCGCTTCCATTTCCGGCGCGACTGGGAAAGCTATACTGCTGCTCATGCGCTGCTGCGCGGCACGCTCAGCCTGCTGGCGTCGGCTTCCGGCCTCAGCGTGGCGCCGGCGGAGTGGCGCTTTTCCATCGGCGATCACGGCAAGCCGGAACCAGTGCTGCCTGCGGAGGCACCACCCTTCCGGGTGAACCTCTCCCATACGCGGGGGCTGGCCGCCGTGGCGGTGGCGCTGGACCGCGAGATCGGCGTCGATGTGGAATGGCTGGACCGCACCAACCTGACCATCGACCTCGCCGACCGGTTCTTCGCCCCGGCGGAATGCGCGCAGCTTGTCGGGCTGGACGCGGCGGCCGAGAAGGAGGCGCTGTTCGCCTTCTGGACGCTGAAGGAGGCCTATATCAAGGCGGTCGGCATGGGGCTCGCGCTGCCCCTGGGGGCCTTCGCCTATACGCTGGACCCGCTGTCCATTGCCTTCGACGAACGCATCCAGGACGACCCCGCCAGCTGGTACTTCCGGCGCCTGCGGCCGACGCAGGGGCATGTGCTGGCGCTGGCGCTGCGGCACGAAGCACCGGCGCGCGCGACGCTGGATGCCGCCCCCGCCGACCTTGCCGCGCTGATGCGGCTGGCACAATAA